The genomic window GTACGCGGAGTTCCTGGAAGTGTCCCGGATGGATCTGTCGGCGGCGCTGGGCATCCGGGATGTCGATGATCTGTCCGTGCTGGCCCGCCTGGAACTGGATTACGTGGGCGAGCTGCGGCTGGGGCAGGAGGTGGTGATTGAGTCGCTGGTCGAGCGGGTGGGCCGCACGAGCTGGGTGGTCGTGTCGCGCTTCCTGGCCGACGGCGTGCCCTGCGCCTTTGCGCGCAGCGTGCAGGTCAGCGTGGACGAGGCCCACACGCCGCGCGCGCTCCCACCCGGGTTCGCCCAGCGGGTGGCCGCCGTGCTGGTGCGGCCATGAGGGGCCGGGCATGACGCGCGCGGTGTATGAAGACCGCGTGCTGTACCAGGGCGACATCTGGGTGCGGGTGGACACTCTGCCCCGCCTGCTCGCGGAGGGCTGGCGGCGCAGCCTTTCGGGCGGCGGCGTGGTAAGCGTGGTGCGCACCCCCTTCCAGTGGGCGATGGGCAGCCCCGTAATCGAGATCGAGACGGGTGGATACATGGGCGACGTGGGCCTGTACGTGCCGGAAGTGCAGCTTGACGAGGCGCTCGCGCTGCTGGGCCTGGACGCCCCGCCCGGCGAGCCCGACGACCGCACCGACGACTAGCCCGGGCGGGGTTCCGACCGGCGACAGGCCGCCAGGCGGCGGGGTATTGTGCCGTGAATAGCCAGCGCCCGTCCCCCCTGCCTGGAAGCGATCCCACGGCCTTCTCTCTTTCCGTCTCAGGAGTTCCCATGACCACCCCCTCCACCCCGGAAGCCATCAGCATCGGCGTCGATGTCGGCGGCACCAAGATCGCCACCGGCGTCCTGCGCGGCGACGAACTGCACGACCGCCACGTCCAGCCCACGCCCGAGACCGGCTGGGAAGCCGTGCTGGACGCCATTGCCGCGCAGGTCAGCGACCTCCAGGCCCGGCATCCGGATGCCCGGCTGGTCGGTGTGGGCGTGCCCGGCCCGCTGAACAGCGACCGCACCCGCGTGAAGTTCGCGCCGAACATCTATGGCTTTACCGACGTGCCCCTGGTGGACGGCCTGCGCGAACGCCTCGGGCAGCGCATCATGCTGGAGAACGACGCCAAGGCCGCCGCCCTGGCCGAAGCGCACCTGGGCGCGGCGCGCGGCGCGGAGAGCAGCATCTACGTGACCGTCAGCACCGGCATCGGCGCGGGCCTCGTCCTGAACGGCCGCATCTGGCGGGGTCGGCACGGCATTGCTGGCGAACTCGGGCACGTGACCGCCATGCCCGGCGGCCCGGTCAGCGGCGCGGGCCTGGACGGCGCGCTGGAGGCCATTGCCAGCGGCACCGCCATCGCGCGCGACGCCAGTTACGCCCTGAACCGCGACGTGAGCACCCCGGAAGCCTTCGAGCTGGCGCAGCAGGGCCACCCCGGTGCGCGCCGCGTGGTGCAGCAGGCCATGAAGCACATCGGCGTGGCGCTGGCCGACCTTCAGAAGGTCATCGACCCGGAAGTCTTCGTGATTGGCGGTGGCGTTGCCAGCGTCGGGGATTACTTCTTCCTGGGCGTGCAGAAGGCCGCCGACGAGTACGCCCAGGGCTTCGCGCCCGTGACCATCCGCCGCGCGCAGCTCGGCACGGACGCCGGCGTGATCGGCGCGGCCCTCGCCGCCCGTCACGGCTGACATGACCCTGCTCACGGACGCCGCAGCGTTCGCCCGGCCCCGCTACGCCGAAGCCCACCGGCACTACCACACCGCCGCGCACGTCCAGGCTGTCGTTCACGTCCTGAAGGTGCGCGGCGCCCTCACGCCTGCCCTGGAACTGGCCGCGTGGGGCCACGACCTGATCTACGACCCCCGCGCGAACGACAACGAGCAGCGCAGCGCCGAAGAATTCGACACCTGGCTCGCCGCCCAGGGCGCGCCTGACGACCTGCGCCGCACCGTCAGGGCGCTGATCCTCGCCACCCGCCACACCGCTCCCCCGTCCGGCCGCGACGAGGCCCTGTTCGTGGACGCCGATCTGAGCATCCTCGGCGCGAACAGCGAGGAATTCGGCATCTACGACCGCGCGATCCGCGAGGAATACGCCCACGTCCCGGACGACGTTTACCGGCCGGGCCGGGCGCAGGTGCTCCGGCACTTCCTGAACCGCAAACGCCTCTACACCACGCCGGAATTCAGTGAACTGGAAGCGCTGGCACAGAAGAATCTACAACGGGCGCTGGCACGACTGGAAGGCAATTGAAGACGCCGGGAGCGGTTCCGGCAGCCGAACGCCACACTCTCCGATATAAAAACCGAAGCGTTCCACCGATCACCCAACCGAACGCCATCGTGCGCGAAGCGCGCGGGCGCTGACGACGGGAATGCATGAGGCAGGGGCGACGCTTCTCGCCAACGAGACTCCAGTTCCGGCCAGCCCGAATGACGTAGTCCCCACATGCCAAGCGCAGCGCTGCTCCCCCGTCCCCTCTGGGGATGGGGGCTGGGGGGTGGGGAAAACGCCAATGAGCAACCGACTTAACTCAGTCCACCCCGCAGGTACGTCACCACGTCCGCTGCCGTATACCCCACCGGCCAGTCGGTGAGTGCGCTCACGCCGTCCCCGCTGGTAAGCAGGGGCAGTTCCTCGTACCCGCTTTTCTGGATCTGGGCGTGCCCGGCGTCGGCCATCAGGGCGTTGCACAGGCACTTGCGCCCCACGGTGTCCTCGAGCTTGCCGTCCTTGCTGAGGAAGGCGTCGACGGGTTCGGCAGGGCAGCGCAGGCCGACCTTGCCGACCTCGTCGCGGTAGGCCTCGCGGAGGTAGCCGATGTCGCAGATGCGGGGGCGGGCCAGGTACAGTTCCTCGTTGCTGAGGGTGTCGGGCAGGGTGACGACCTTGAAGGGGAAGCCGGTGGGTGAGGCCAGGGGGTCGGTGTACACCTGGAGGCGCTGGGTCTGGGCGCGTTCCTGCACCTGGGTGCGGAGATCCTCCTGGAAGCCGGATTCCTTGCAGTAGGCGAAGAGCGTGCCGACCTGGATACCGGCGGCGCCTTCGGCAATGGCCGTCTGGAGCGCTTCGGGGGAACCGCTGCCGCCCGCGAGCCAGAAGGGCAGGCCGAGTTTACGCATTTCGTTCAGGTCGGCGAGGTCGCGTTCGCCGTAGATGGGCTGGCCGGTGTCGTCGTAGGTGACGGTGCCGCGTGGCGGGGCGTTGTGGCCGCCGGCGGTGGGCGCCTCGATGATGAAGCCCTCGATGCTGCCGGTGGCTTTCTTGGCCAGGACGCTGGCGAGAACGTGGGACGTGACGATCGGGTAGAAGCGGGGGCGCGTGAGGGAGCGGCCGCCGAAGCCGTAGTCGGCGGGGTTGAAGGTCAGGAGGACGGGTTCGCCGGCAGAGTCGCCCTTGATGTCCAGGCGGATGGAGGCGGGCTGGCCCTGCGCGAAGGCGTCGAGGACGCCGGGAATGTCCCTGGGAATACCGGCGCCCATGATGACGACGTCCACCCCGGCGAGCAGGCAGCCGTACAGGGCCGGCAGGGTATGCATCTGGAGTTTGGTGAGCAGGTTGGCGCCGACCGGGTTGGTGTGGCCCTGTTTGGCGAGCCAGACTTCCACGAAGCCGCCCATGATGGCGAGTTCCCACGCGACGCGGTGGTTGCGCAGGCTGGGCAGGGGAACGCGCTTGTAGCCCTGGCCAGGAGCACGGCCGCCCTCGATGTGGTAGTCCTGAACAGCCTTCTGGGCGCGTTCCCGATCCGGGTAGGCGGCCAGGGCGGCGCGGACGTGCCCGCCGGGGTCGCCGTCCTGCAGGCGACGGACGAGGAGGTTGTCGATGCCGGTGGCGGAGATCACGCCGAGTTCGCCGATGCTGGAGACGGCGCGGGCGAGTTCCCAGCCGGAGATGGCCACGCCCATGCCCCCCTGGATGATGCGGGGCAGCGTGGGTGGGGTGGGTGTTGCTACGGTCATGGGTTCACCTGAGGCCGCGCGGCTGGTTGGAGTCTGGCGCGGGGACAGTCCTCAGTATTCAACGAGTTTCTGACAGGAGCGTCAACCTGGAACGCAGTCAAGCGAATCTGAGCCGGGGTGCTCAGGGCAGGTCGGCCCAGGAGGTGATGGCGCGCAGTGGGGCGCCCTCGGCGTGCGGGATCGCGGGGGGCGGTCGGAAGGTATCGTACGGTGCGAGGGAAGTGAAGTTCAGTCCGGTCTGATCCTGCAGATGCGCGACCGAGGTCAGGAACGTCGTGACGTCCGGAGGGCTGCCGTCTCCGCCGGGCAGAACAGGTTTGCGGGGCAGGGGGAGCAGGTCGCGTTGCGACACCAGGAGGGCGGTGGCCTGGGGTACGCCATTCTGGACGCGCAGCACGAGCTTCCAGAACTGAACGGGCACCTGCAGGTCGCGGCCCGCCGTGTCGGTGTACACGGGGTCGTCCGGGGCGAACACAGGGCCCTGCAACACGCTCAGGCGCGAGCGGTCGAGGGTCGCGCCGAACTCCAGGTAATGGCGTTCCACACCCTGCCAGTACTTCACGGACTCGTTGAACAGCCAGTGCTGCGGTGAGCAGTTCGTGAAGTGGAAGGTGTCGGCGTTCGCCCGCACCGCCTTCTCCGGGGTGCCCCAGGTGGGGTCGCTGCGGCGCGTGAGGTGTCCCCGGTCGAAGGTGCGGCTGTTCGCGGAGTAGAAGGGCTGCGTGACCGTCAGCGCGGGGTCGATGCGGGTGTCCTCGAACCACTGGTCGCCCTCGGCGGCCTCGGCCGCGGGCTGTCCGGTGCTGCGGTCGATGGGAATGTAGGTGGCTCCGTCGATGTTCGTGGCAGTCAGGAAGGCCAGTCGCCGCCCGCCGTTCATGACGACGCTGAAATGCTGGTAGCTCAGGAGTCCACTGCTTGGCCCGGCCAGCAGCGGTGCAATCTGCCGCTGAACCGGGGCCACGATGTCCGCCAGGGGCACCCCCAGGCCCGGCAGGAAGGCCCCATCGAAACCGGGGCGGTTGCCGTAGTTCCGGTCGACCCGCACGCGCTCCGGGCCAGAGGGCGCGGTGGGCGCCGGACCCGTCTGAACCGGGCCGGGCGTGCCCAGGCGTACCGTGATCTCGATGGGGACGCTCAGGCGGGCCTCGACGGGTGCGGGGGACGGCAGGGTCTCCATCGCGGGTGGACTCGCCGCGCTTCCCTGCGGGCGGGACTGCGCGGAGGCCGCCAGCACCTCGTCGAGGTACGGGTTCGGCAGGTGGTCGCGCGCGGCGCGCAGGGACTCCACGATGGCGCTGATCCGCACGCCCTCGTTGACCAGCGTGCCCAGGGGCTGGCCGTCCGGCAGGGCGGTGCTCAGGTGCGGGGAGCCCCAGTGGTGCAGCGCGACGACCTCCCACGCGTCGTTGAAGACCGGGGAGCCGCTGGACCCGCCCTCGGTGTCAGCCTCGTAGTGCAGCACCTTGTCGGTACGGGCCACGATACGGTTGCCGCGCAGCACGAGTTTCTTGTAGTCCCCGCCGGGATGCTGGACGATGTTCACAGTGGCGCCCTTAGCGTGCTTGTCCGGCCGGTCACTGAGCGGACAGTATCCCTGCGCGGACAGACTTCCCGTGCCCTGCAGGCGCTCCCCGACGGCGACGAGCGTGAAATCCAGATCCTGCCAGCTGACTGCGTGGAAGTACAGGTCGGGCCGCAGGGCGTACACGTCGGGCGGGCGCGGGGTGAAGGTCTCGTCCAGTTCGTAGTTGAACTGCACCCAGGCGTCCCCGGCACTGGCCGCGTCCTCCAGCACATGGTTGTTCGTGATCAGCACGCGGGGACTGACCAGAAAGCCCGTGCCGAGCGGCGTCCGGCCGGCATCGGTCACGATCCTCGCAACGGCCCGCGCGGCCCGGCTCCCCACCAGCAGGAACACGGCGTCCACGAAGTCCGCGTCGCCCCAGACCTTCTCGGCGTTCACGGGCGCGTCGCCGCTCATGTGCGCCTCGAAGCGGGCCCGGCGCTGCGGGTCGTCCTCGGCGAGATCCGGGCGGCCCTGCTGGATCTCGGTGTGCGAGTGAAGGCGCTGCCGGCGCGTCTGCTCCAGGCGCTGCTCGACGATCTGCTGGAGCTCCTGTGGCTGGTACATGTGGCTCCCGGGCGTTCCCACTGTCGGGAACGGGTGAACGTGGCGGGCGAGCGGACGCGGAACACCCCGAGCTGGGTGGACAGGGACTGCCCGCCCGCTTTCCCACAGCGTAGCCACGGATGGTGATCACCCCGTGATCGCCCCTCTGGGCGGCATGGCGCGTCAGCGGGCGCGGTTCCGGCCAGCGGCTTTGGCCTGGTACAAGCGGCCGTCGGCCAGGTCGAGCAGGGCGACCGGATCGCGGGTCTCAGTGGCGAACGCGAGCCCGGCGCTGATGGTCATGGCGGGCAGGCCGCTCAGGTACAGCTCGCGCACGGCGTCCAGAGCGCCGTCCACCCGCTCGCGGGCCTGGGCGCGGGTCAGGCCGGTCAGGATCACCAGGAATTCCTCGCCGCCCCAGCGGACGACCGTGCCGCCCTCGCCGAAACTCGCGACCAGCGAGTCCGCGACGGCCACCAGCATCCGGTCGCCCTGCTGATGGCCCAGCGTGTCGTTGATCTGCTTGAAGTGGTCGAGGTCGAACAGCGCGGCCGCGACCTCCCCACCGCCGACCTCTCCGCCGCCGGCCACCGGGCCGTCCAGCAGGCTGGAGAGCCGTTCGGTACCGGCACGGCGGTTGTGCACGCCGGTCAGGGCGTCCCGGTAGGCCAGGGTGCGCAGGGCCTCGCTGCGCCCGCGCTCCCGGCTGACCTCACGGCCGTGCACGGTCAAGTACCACACCAGCGGCAGGGTGAGGCCCACCAGCAGCACGCCCGGCACGTCCGGCATGCGGGACGCGGCGGCGGCCCCCGCCAGCGCGGCGTAACTGACGCCCAGCACGGCGGTCGCCACGCGCGGTGGCAGCCAGGTGTACGCGAACAGCGCCAGGATCACCAGATGGATGAGCAGGCCGGATGTGATGGGCCGCCCGGTCTGGTAGACGCTCAGAAGGTTCAGGAGCAGCAGCGCGCAGACCAGACCGACCACGATCTGCTGCACCCGCCGCAGCGGAAAGGCCGGCCACAGCGCCAGACCGGTGAGCACCAGCGTGATGACCAGACTGGTCGCCGCCTGCGTGGCGCGCGCGCTGCCCTGCTGCCAGAAGTACACCAGCGTAACCGCGTGAATCACGTCGGCGAGGACGGCCAGCACCGTCAGCACCCGGCGCTGGCCGACCTCGCTTAGCGGCGCCCGGAACTCGTCAGGTCTGGAAGGGGTCAACACGTCAGGCGACATTCCTCAGGTCACTCCCGGACACGCGCCGCGCGTCGGCACCCGTGGCCCCGGCAGCCCGCGCCGCTCATCTGGCCCGAATCAGTGTAGCGGCTGGACGCCGACGGAAGGTGGAAAACGCCTCCTGGCGGTGTGGCCGGTGGCACCGGCCAGCTCAGGGAGTGTCCGGCGTCCCGGCGAGTTCCGCCAGCACCTCCGCCGTGTGCTGTCCGGGGGTGGGCGGCGCCCGGCGGACCGGCAACGCCTCGCCGCCGAACCGCCAGGGCGGCGAGGTCACGGTCGTCTCGCCCAGCGTGGGGTGCGGCACCGTCACGGCCACGCCGCGCGCCTGCACGTGCGGATCGGCGAACACCTCCGCGAGGTCGTTCACGGGGCCGCAGGGCACGCCCGCCACGTCCAGCCGCTCCATGATCTCCTGCCGGGTGAAGGCGGACAGGCCGCCCAGCATCAGCGTGTCGAGGGCCTCTCGGTGGGTCACGCGGCCCTCGTTCGTGGCGAAGCGGTCGTCCGCGCCGAGGGCCGTGAGCCCCAGCGCCGCGCAGAAGCGCCGCCACAGCGCGTCGTTCCCCACGGCGATGTTCAGGTAACCGTCACCGCAGCGCACCGTACCGTACGGCACGATGGAACGGTGGTCGTTGCCCACCGGCACGGGCACCTCGCCGGTCGCGAGGTAGCGGCCCACCTGCGACGAGCCCAATGAGATCACGCTCTCGAGCAGGTTCACGTCCACCCGCACGCCCTCGCCGGTCTTCTCACGCTGGTACAGGGCCGCGAGGATCGCCTGCGTAATCAGCGCGCCGCTGAACACGTCCGCGACGGCCACGCCCACCCGCAGCGGCGGGCCGCCGGAGTCGCCGTTGTAGCTCATCATGCCGCCCATGCCCTGCGCGATCACGTCGTAGCCGGCCCGGTCGCGGTACGGGCCGCTCAGGCCGAAGCCCGTGATGGTCGCGTAGATCAGGCGCGGGAACTGTTCGTGCAGCGCGTCCCAGCCCAGGCCCAGCCGATCCAGCGTGCCGGGCCGGAAGTTCTCCACCAGAATGTCGCTGCCCGCCACCAGCCGGTGGGCCGCGTCCAGCCCCTCCTCGGATTTCAGGTCGAGGAGGATGCTGCGTTTGTTGCGGTTCACGCTCAGGAAGTAGCTCGATTCCCGCCCACCGGGCCCCTCCGAACCCTGGCCATACTGAAACGGCGGCCCCCAGCCGCGCGTGTCGTCCCCGCCGGGCGGCTCGACCTTGACCACATCCGCGCCCAGGTCGCCGAGCAGCATGGTGGCAAAGGGGCCGGTCAGCACGCGCGAGAAATCGGCCACGCGCACGCCGGACAGCGGTAGGGCGGGGATCATGGAAACACCGTGGAGCAGGGCATGGGGGGAACCTCCGGGCTGGACAGGTTGAGGCGGAGTCTAACCTGAACGCCGCGTGGATGGGCGCTGACCGACAGTTTCCTGACGGCTGCGGTCGTAGACTCCCGGTCTGACCTGACAGGAGGGTTTCATGACCACGACCACCTACCTCGGCAAGCGGCGCAAGATCATCGACGGCCTGGAGAAAGTGCGGGGCCGCGCCCGGTATGCCGGCGACCTGACATTGGCGGGCATGCTGCACGCCCGCCCGGTGCTGTCTCCCTACCCGCACGCCCGCGTGCGGAACATCGACACGCAGGCGGCCC from Deinococcus sp. KSM4-11 includes these protein-coding regions:
- a CDS encoding phosphohydrolase — encoded protein: MTLLTDAAAFARPRYAEAHRHYHTAAHVQAVVHVLKVRGALTPALELAAWGHDLIYDPRANDNEQRSAEEFDTWLAAQGAPDDLRRTVRALILATRHTAPPSGRDEALFVDADLSILGANSEEFGIYDRAIREEYAHVPDDVYRPGRAQVLRHFLNRKRLYTTPEFSELEALAQKNLQRALARLEGN
- a CDS encoding DNA/RNA non-specific endonuclease, yielding MYQPQELQQIVEQRLEQTRRQRLHSHTEIQQGRPDLAEDDPQRRARFEAHMSGDAPVNAEKVWGDADFVDAVFLLVGSRAARAVARIVTDAGRTPLGTGFLVSPRVLITNNHVLEDAASAGDAWVQFNYELDETFTPRPPDVYALRPDLYFHAVSWQDLDFTLVAVGERLQGTGSLSAQGYCPLSDRPDKHAKGATVNIVQHPGGDYKKLVLRGNRIVARTDKVLHYEADTEGGSSGSPVFNDAWEVVALHHWGSPHLSTALPDGQPLGTLVNEGVRISAIVESLRAARDHLPNPYLDEVLAASAQSRPQGSAASPPAMETLPSPAPVEARLSVPIEITVRLGTPGPVQTGPAPTAPSGPERVRVDRNYGNRPGFDGAFLPGLGVPLADIVAPVQRQIAPLLAGPSSGLLSYQHFSVVMNGGRRLAFLTATNIDGATYIPIDRSTGQPAAEAAEGDQWFEDTRIDPALTVTQPFYSANSRTFDRGHLTRRSDPTWGTPEKAVRANADTFHFTNCSPQHWLFNESVKYWQGVERHYLEFGATLDRSRLSVLQGPVFAPDDPVYTDTAGRDLQVPVQFWKLVLRVQNGVPQATALLVSQRDLLPLPRKPVLPGGDGSPPDVTTFLTSVAHLQDQTGLNFTSLAPYDTFRPPPAIPHAEGAPLRAITSWADLP
- a CDS encoding CaiB/BaiF CoA-transferase family protein, producing the protein MIPALPLSGVRVADFSRVLTGPFATMLLGDLGADVVKVEPPGGDDTRGWGPPFQYGQGSEGPGGRESSYFLSVNRNKRSILLDLKSEEGLDAAHRLVAGSDILVENFRPGTLDRLGLGWDALHEQFPRLIYATITGFGLSGPYRDRAGYDVIAQGMGGMMSYNGDSGGPPLRVGVAVADVFSGALITQAILAALYQREKTGEGVRVDVNLLESVISLGSSQVGRYLATGEVPVPVGNDHRSIVPYGTVRCGDGYLNIAVGNDALWRRFCAALGLTALGADDRFATNEGRVTHREALDTLMLGGLSAFTRQEIMERLDVAGVPCGPVNDLAEVFADPHVQARGVAVTVPHPTLGETTVTSPPWRFGGEALPVRRAPPTPGQHTAEVLAELAGTPDTP
- a CDS encoding nitronate monooxygenase, with translation MTVATPTPPTLPRIIQGGMGVAISGWELARAVSSIGELGVISATGIDNLLVRRLQDGDPGGHVRAALAAYPDRERAQKAVQDYHIEGGRAPGQGYKRVPLPSLRNHRVAWELAIMGGFVEVWLAKQGHTNPVGANLLTKLQMHTLPALYGCLLAGVDVVIMGAGIPRDIPGVLDAFAQGQPASIRLDIKGDSAGEPVLLTFNPADYGFGGRSLTRPRFYPIVTSHVLASVLAKKATGSIEGFIIEAPTAGGHNAPPRGTVTYDDTGQPIYGERDLADLNEMRKLGLPFWLAGGSGSPEALQTAIAEGAAGIQVGTLFAYCKESGFQEDLRTQVQERAQTQRLQVYTDPLASPTGFPFKVVTLPDTLSNEELYLARPRICDIGYLREAYRDEVGKVGLRCPAEPVDAFLSKDGKLEDTVGRKCLCNALMADAGHAQIQKSGYEELPLLTSGDGVSALTDWPVGYTAADVVTYLRGGLS
- a CDS encoding thioesterase family protein → MTVDTTGAAGRIPALNWQDARRCTIQLRYSDLDAMGHINNARYAEFLEVSRMDLSAALGIRDVDDLSVLARLELDYVGELRLGQEVVIESLVERVGRTSWVVVSRFLADGVPCAFARSVQVSVDEAHTPRALPPGFAQRVAAVLVRP
- a CDS encoding diguanylate cyclase, with protein sequence MTPSRPDEFRAPLSEVGQRRVLTVLAVLADVIHAVTLVYFWQQGSARATQAATSLVITLVLTGLALWPAFPLRRVQQIVVGLVCALLLLNLLSVYQTGRPITSGLLIHLVILALFAYTWLPPRVATAVLGVSYAALAGAAAASRMPDVPGVLLVGLTLPLVWYLTVHGREVSRERGRSEALRTLAYRDALTGVHNRRAGTERLSSLLDGPVAGGGEVGGGEVAAALFDLDHFKQINDTLGHQQGDRMLVAVADSLVASFGEGGTVVRWGGEEFLVILTGLTRAQARERVDGALDAVRELYLSGLPAMTISAGLAFATETRDPVALLDLADGRLYQAKAAGRNRAR
- a CDS encoding ROK family protein — translated: MTTPSTPEAISIGVDVGGTKIATGVLRGDELHDRHVQPTPETGWEAVLDAIAAQVSDLQARHPDARLVGVGVPGPLNSDRTRVKFAPNIYGFTDVPLVDGLRERLGQRIMLENDAKAAALAEAHLGAARGAESSIYVTVSTGIGAGLVLNGRIWRGRHGIAGELGHVTAMPGGPVSGAGLDGALEAIASGTAIARDASYALNRDVSTPEAFELAQQGHPGARRVVQQAMKHIGVALADLQKVIDPEVFVIGGGVASVGDYFFLGVQKAADEYAQGFAPVTIRRAQLGTDAGVIGAALAARHG